The Moritella sp. F3 genome contains the following window.
GGGAAAGGATAACGTCATGACATTTATTAAAAACAGCATGGCCTATAGCGTTATAGGCCTGCTGATATTGCTTTCATTAAACACTTATGCAGCCAATAATCAATCCGAACTGAATCAACTTCGCAACCAGATCAAAGTCCAAGACGCATCCATCAAAAAGCAGCATCGCTATTTAAACGATCTATCAAAACAAACTCAAAGTACCGATCGTGCTATTAGTAAAGTGGCCGCACAACTCAGTAATACCGAATCTCTCATTACCAATATCGAGCAGGACCTTAACGCGCTCGTCATAAAACAAAAAGCATTATTAAAAAGTAAAAAGAAACAACAAAACATCCTTTCCGCACAAATCGAAACAGCCTATCTAAGCGGTAATAATGATTATCTAAAACTACTTCTTAATCAACAGAACACCAATGAGATAGAGCGTTCTCTCGTTTATTATCAGCACCTTCATACAGCACGCGCAGCCTCCATTGCCGAATTTAATGACACCTTAGCTGAAATTGAAAAAAATGAAATTGAACAGGAAAAAATAAAACAGCAATTACTTGTCATCAAAGCCTCACAGCAACAAAAAGCCAAGCAATTAGCACAGCAAAAATCGCAACAAAAGAAAAGTAATAGAAATATTGCTTACAGCATCAACAAACAGAAAAAAACACGAACAGAATTAGGTATTGCAGCTCAGAAGTTAAAACAACAAATTGCATTATTACGAAAACAACAAGAAATAGCGTTATTAAAAAAACAGCAAAGCGCGCAAATCTCATTATCAGGCTTAAAACAATATAAAGGTAAATTAGACTGGCCGATAAAAGGTAAAGTTCTGCATAACTTTAATAGCAAACGCTTTAATAATGTCAGTTGGCGTGGCTTGGTAATCAGTGCAAGTGAAGGCAGTAAA
Protein-coding sequences here:
- a CDS encoding murein hydrolase activator EnvC codes for the protein MTFIKNSMAYSVIGLLILLSLNTYAANNQSELNQLRNQIKVQDASIKKQHRYLNDLSKQTQSTDRAISKVAAQLSNTESLITNIEQDLNALVIKQKALLKSKKKQQNILSAQIETAYLSGNNDYLKLLLNQQNTNEIERSLVYYQHLHTARAASIAEFNDTLAEIEKNEIEQEKIKQQLLVIKASQQQKAKQLAQQKSQQKKSNRNIAYSINKQKKTRTELGIAAQKLKQQIALLRKQQEIALLKKQQSAQISLSGLKQYKGKLDWPIKGKVLHNFNSKRFNNVSWRGLVISASEGSKVKAVSAGKVVFADWLRGFGMVTIIDHGKGYMSLYGHNQTLLKVTGEKVRKGDVISLAGRSGGQLESGVYFEIRHKGKAVNPRSWLKR